Genomic segment of Maricaulis maris:
AACCGGCAGGGCCTCGCCCGGCGCGTCGATCAGCTCGACCGGGATGGACTGACCATCGATCGCGCGCCGCGCCTTGATCCGCATGCCCTCGGAGGGTTCAACGCCAACAATCTCGCTGACCCGCTCGCCGTCATAATAGGGCAGGTTGGTGCCCGACCCCATGCCGACCTCGAGCACCCGGCCTTCGGCCTCGGGCACCATGATCCGGCGATGCTTGAGGATCGGCTTCGACCCGCAGGCGCAAGCGATCAGATTGGGCAGGATGCGTTCGTTGTAGAATCCCATATCGCCCCCCTTTTCTTCCATTGATGCCGCAGGCTGGTCGTAGCCGGCCGACTTGTCCATCCAGATGATTGACAGCCAGGCCACATCGCGCGAGATCGCCACCATGACCGACCGTTTCCTGCCCTGCTCCGAAGCGCGCCGGATCCTGTCCAGAACCGGGCTGATGCGTCGCCTTGCCGCCTTCACGCCGCGCTGGGTGGGCTCCATCCCGCTCAATATCCACGGCTCCGGCGCCGACATCGATATTGTCTGCAGCGCCACCAATGGCCTCACCGCGTTTCGGATGGCACTGGAAGCCCTCGCTGCGGGCCTCCCGGGGTCCCGCGTCGATGACAATGAGCACGCCGGCGAAGCCTCGGTCATCGCCCGCCTCGTGGTCGAGGAAGTCCCGGTCGAGGTCTTCGGTCGCGAGCGACCGGTGGAAACCCATGAAAGCTATGTTCACTGGCTGGCCGAGCATCGCCTGCTCGGGCTCGCCGAGGACCGGCTCCGCGTCGATATCCGCGCAGCCAAGGCCGACGGCCTGAAGACTGAACCCGCTTTCGCGCACTGCCTGAAACTGGGCGGCGATCCCTGGGTCGAGCTGTTGAAGCTGGCCTCACCCGGCGATGACGCCCTGCGTGGCCTGATCCGCCGCGCGGGCTATACGACGCGCTAGCGCACCCCGGCTTCCGGACCCGGATCACGCCCCGTCCGCAACCAGCCCGTCACCGAGACCCGGTGTGCGGCGACGCCTGCCGCGACCGGGGTGACTTCATGCGGCTGCGGGACCTTGAACAGCGAGAGCGTATTGCCGCGCGGGACGAAACAGTCGGCGACCAGCCCGTCCCGGGTCTGGAACTCGAGCACACCGCCCCACTCACCCTGCCAGCCCTCGGACAGGGTCAGCACAAAGGCGGCCACGCGGTTCTTGCCGTCAACGCCATCATCATGCGTGGTCAGGAAATGGCCTTCGCGGTAACGCGTCAGCTGGGCGTCGGCAAAGCTGATCTCCGGCGCGTCCAGCAAATGCCGCATCGGATCGAGGAAGGCCGGGCTGTTGAGGGCTGCAAAGAGCTCGGCGAGCACGGGGGCCTCGGCGGCCAGCACACCGCCGTGGAACTTGTCGTAGAGCGGATAGGTCTCATAGAGATACTGGAAGCCCTTAGCCGCATCAGCCTGCACACGCAGATCAAACTCCGCGCGCTGGGCGGCGGGTAATTGCGCCATGGCGGCGGCATCAAGATCGAGATGGCGCCCACCGAGACGGGTCACCAGGGTCCAGCGCGGAACAGCCTCGATGGCTGCCAAGACGCGCGCGCTCGAAGCGGCGGACAGCGCGCCCGCAATCTGGCACCGCGTCAGGGCCCGCATCTGGTCGTGCGCTTCGCTTTGTGCCTGCGCTGACAGATCAAACATGCCTATCTCCCTCCAGCGCCAGTCTTCCAGAGACCGATGGCCGATTGAAGTGACAGGTCAGCAATTCACCGCCTCAGGCGCAGCCGGCACAGCGCGGCACGGCCGGGTCAATCTCCAGGCGAGCCGGCTCGATGGCCTCGCCGCACTCGACACACCAGCCGTAATCATCCTCGTCAATCCGCGCCAGGGCAGCATCGATCCGGCGTGTCTCCTGGACCCGCCGGGCATCGGAGGCCCGGGCCATGGCCTGGATCTGCATGGAATCCTGCCGCGACAGACGCCCCACCGATTGTTGGTCCAGTTCGACCGGCTTGCGGTCGTCTTTCGCGGCGCTGGAGAGGTCGAGTAATTCCTGGCGCAGGGCCAGAAGCTTGTTTCGGGCGTCTTCACTGCTCATGCGTGCTCACCCTTGCGTGCTTTTGCAACAGGGTCAGTATCGGCCCGAACAGGCCCGACGGCCAGTTGCATCAACACAGGCCCGACAGGCCCAGACGCGGAGATCGACGGATGCGCGACCACTTCCTTCAGCTGGCCGACTATAATGCATGGGCCAATTCCCGGATTTATGCCGCCACCCGCGCCATCGGACCCACCGCCCGGACGCGCGATATCGGCGCCTATTTCGGCTCCTTGCAGGGCACGCTGGCCCATATTCTCGTCGCCGACCATTTGTGGATGGCCCGCCTGCTCGACCAGCCCCCGCCCCATGCAACGCTGGACGCGACGCCAACCTCCGATTTCGACACCTTGTGGGCGGCCCGGCAGGAGCAGGATGCGGCGACACGGGCCTTCATTTCCGATCTGGGCGATCACGACATCGCTGCGGTTCTGGACTATCAGGACATGTCGGGCACCGCGCGGTCGTTGCCGCGCCGGGTCATCCTCACCCACATGTTCAACCACGCCACCCATCACCGGGGTCAGGCGCATCACCAACTGACACAGCTGGGCATGGCCGAGCCGCCAGCGCTGGACCTGCCCTACTTCGTGCTCGACCTGTTATGATCGCCCCGAAGCAGGGGACGGGTCGCTGTCCAATACCGGTGGCATCTGTCCACACGCCTGACTAGGCTTCGCTGCGACCATGATAGGGGGCATTATGTCCGAGACCATTCTCGAGCTTTCGAACGTTTCAAAGACCTATAGCGGCAAGCCGGCCGTGCGCGATGTGAGCTTCTCCGTCCAGCGCGGCCAGATTACCGGCTTTCTCGGTCCCAACGGCGCCGGCAAGA
This window contains:
- a CDS encoding class I SAM-dependent methyltransferase encodes the protein MVAISRDVAWLSIIWMDKSAGYDQPAASMEEKGGDMGFYNERILPNLIACACGSKPILKHRRIMVPEAEGRVLEVGMGSGTNLPYYDGERVSEIVGVEPSEGMRIKARRAIDGQSIPVELIDAPGEALPVEDASIDTVLLTFTLCTIPDYEAALAEMRRVLKPGGKLVFVEHGLAADAGIARWQRRVEPVWKAIGGGCHLTRPMDKLIADGGFRIDRLEADYTPKTPKFSGFVYRGLAGVR
- a CDS encoding DUF4269 domain-containing protein; protein product: MTDRFLPCSEARRILSRTGLMRRLAAFTPRWVGSIPLNIHGSGADIDIVCSATNGLTAFRMALEALAAGLPGSRVDDNEHAGEASVIARLVVEEVPVEVFGRERPVETHESYVHWLAEHRLLGLAEDRLRVDIRAAKADGLKTEPAFAHCLKLGGDPWVELLKLASPGDDALRGLIRRAGYTTR
- a CDS encoding 2OG-Fe(II) oxygenase → MFDLSAQAQSEAHDQMRALTRCQIAGALSAASSARVLAAIEAVPRWTLVTRLGGRHLDLDAAAMAQLPAAQRAEFDLRVQADAAKGFQYLYETYPLYDKFHGGVLAAEAPVLAELFAALNSPAFLDPMRHLLDAPEISFADAQLTRYREGHFLTTHDDGVDGKNRVAAFVLTLSEGWQGEWGGVLEFQTRDGLVADCFVPRGNTLSLFKVPQPHEVTPVAAGVAAHRVSVTGWLRTGRDPGPEAGVR
- a CDS encoding TraR/DksA family transcriptional regulator, with translation MSSEDARNKLLALRQELLDLSSAAKDDRKPVELDQQSVGRLSRQDSMQIQAMARASDARRVQETRRIDAALARIDEDDYGWCVECGEAIEPARLEIDPAVPRCAGCA
- a CDS encoding DinB family protein: MRDHFLQLADYNAWANSRIYAATRAIGPTARTRDIGAYFGSLQGTLAHILVADHLWMARLLDQPPPHATLDATPTSDFDTLWAARQEQDAATRAFISDLGDHDIAAVLDYQDMSGTARSLPRRVILTHMFNHATHHRGQAHHQLTQLGMAEPPALDLPYFVLDLL